The following proteins are encoded in a genomic region of Pseudoxanthomonas suwonensis 11-1:
- the ychF gene encoding redox-regulated ATPase YchF, which translates to MGIKCGIVGLPNVGKSTLFNALTKAGIAAANFPFCTIEPNVGVVPVPDPRLNQLAEIINPQKVVPTAVEFVDIAGLVAGAASGEGLGNKFLAHIREVDAIAHVVRCFEHGDIVHVAGKVDPLSDIETIDTELALADLDSVEKALNRAERSAKGGDKEAQARKPVLLKLQAALGEGRSARSAGLDEEEKALVRDLFLLTLKPVMYIANVLEDGFDNNPHLDAVRAHAQAEGAEVVPVSAAIEEELSQLDDADRDTFLADLGLDEPGLNRVIRAAYKLLGLQTYFTAGVKEVRAWTVKAGATAPQAAAVIHTDFEKGFIRAETIAYDDFIKYRGEAGAREAGRMRLEGKEYRVQEGDILHFRFNV; encoded by the coding sequence ATGGGTATCAAATGCGGCATCGTCGGCCTGCCCAACGTCGGCAAGTCGACCCTGTTCAACGCGCTGACCAAGGCGGGCATTGCCGCGGCCAACTTCCCGTTCTGCACGATCGAGCCGAACGTGGGCGTGGTGCCGGTGCCGGATCCGCGCCTGAACCAGCTGGCCGAGATCATCAACCCGCAGAAGGTCGTGCCGACCGCGGTCGAGTTCGTCGACATCGCCGGCCTGGTCGCCGGCGCCGCCAGCGGCGAGGGCCTGGGCAACAAGTTCCTGGCCCACATCCGCGAGGTCGACGCGATCGCCCACGTGGTGCGCTGCTTCGAGCACGGCGACATCGTCCACGTGGCCGGCAAGGTCGACCCGCTGTCGGACATCGAGACCATCGATACCGAGCTGGCCCTGGCCGACCTGGACAGCGTCGAGAAGGCGCTCAACCGCGCCGAGCGCTCGGCCAAGGGCGGCGACAAGGAGGCCCAGGCGCGCAAGCCGGTGCTGCTGAAGCTGCAGGCCGCGCTGGGCGAGGGCAGGTCCGCCCGCAGCGCCGGCCTGGACGAGGAGGAGAAGGCCCTGGTCCGCGACCTGTTCCTGCTCACCCTCAAGCCGGTGATGTACATCGCCAACGTGCTGGAGGACGGGTTCGATAACAACCCGCACCTGGACGCCGTGCGCGCCCACGCGCAGGCCGAGGGTGCCGAGGTGGTGCCGGTCTCGGCGGCCATCGAGGAGGAGCTGTCGCAGCTGGACGACGCCGACCGCGACACCTTCCTGGCCGACCTCGGCCTGGACGAGCCGGGCCTGAACCGGGTCATCCGCGCCGCCTACAAGCTGCTGGGCCTGCAGACCTACTTCACCGCCGGCGTGAAGGAGGTCCGCGCCTGGACCGTGAAGGCCGGCGCCACCGCGCCCCAGGCCGCGGCGGTGATCCACACCGACTTCGAGAAGGGCTTCATCCGCGCCGAAACCATCGCCTACGACGACTTCATCAAGTACCGTGGCGAGGCGGGTGCGCGCGAGGCCGGTCGCATGCGCCTGGAGGGCAAGGAGTACCGCGTGCAGGAGGGCGACATCCTGCACTTCCGGTTCAACGTGTGA
- the pth gene encoding aminoacyl-tRNA hydrolase codes for MAEIRLIVGLGNPGPEHALDRHNAGFRLVDTLAERQGVRFGLESKLFGETARVDIGGQQVWLLKPATFMNLSGKSVTAALRFWKIEPEQALLVHDELDLPPGTARLKFDGGHGGQNGLRDTIRLLGHGRFHRLRIGIGHPGHKDRVVGWVLGKPGKDDDILIGRAIDDAIDVLPLVVGGEINEAMKRLHTSKP; via the coding sequence ATGGCGGAAATTCGTCTCATCGTCGGCCTGGGCAATCCCGGCCCGGAACACGCGCTCGACCGGCACAACGCCGGCTTCCGCCTGGTCGATACCCTGGCCGAGCGGCAGGGCGTGCGCTTCGGCCTGGAGTCGAAGCTGTTCGGCGAGACCGCGCGGGTGGACATCGGCGGCCAGCAGGTCTGGCTGCTCAAGCCCGCCACCTTCATGAACCTCTCCGGCAAGTCGGTCACCGCCGCGCTGCGGTTCTGGAAGATCGAGCCGGAACAGGCGCTGCTGGTCCACGACGAGCTCGACCTGCCGCCGGGTACGGCGCGGCTGAAGTTCGACGGTGGCCATGGCGGCCAGAACGGACTGCGCGACACCATCCGCCTGCTGGGCCACGGGCGCTTCCACCGCCTGCGCATCGGCATCGGCCATCCGGGCCACAAGGACCGGGTCGTGGGCTGGGTGCTGGGCAAGCCGGGCAAGGACGACGACATCCTGATCGGGCGCGCGATCGACGACGCCATCGACGTGCTGCCACTGGTGGTCGGGGGCGAAATCAACGAGGCGATGAAGCGCCTCCATACCTCGAAACCGTAA
- a CDS encoding 50S ribosomal protein L25/general stress protein Ctc, protein MANHVINVERREDEGKGASRRLRRDGKVPAIVYGGELAPVSIQLDHEKLWLAQQNEWFYSSILDLSLNGDVQKVLLRDMQRHPYKQQIMHLDFQRVSDDEVLRAAVPLRFVNEAKSPAGKTAGVVIMHELTEVNVACLPKDLPEAIEVDLSDLAVGGVVHLSGLKLPTGVEIPALALGPDHDVAVVVAKHAQGEADEAPAAGEGEAK, encoded by the coding sequence ATGGCAAATCATGTGATCAACGTCGAGCGTCGCGAGGACGAGGGCAAGGGTGCGAGCCGCCGCCTGCGTCGCGACGGCAAGGTGCCGGCCATCGTCTACGGTGGCGAGCTGGCCCCGGTCTCCATCCAGCTGGACCACGAGAAGCTGTGGCTGGCCCAGCAGAACGAGTGGTTCTACTCGTCCATCCTGGACCTGAGCCTCAACGGCGACGTCCAGAAGGTGCTGCTGCGTGACATGCAGCGCCACCCGTACAAGCAGCAGATCATGCACCTGGACTTCCAGCGCGTGAGCGACGACGAGGTGCTGCGCGCCGCCGTTCCGCTGCGCTTCGTCAACGAGGCCAAGTCCCCGGCCGGCAAGACCGCCGGCGTGGTGATCATGCACGAGCTGACCGAAGTCAACGTGGCCTGCCTGCCGAAGGACCTGCCGGAAGCGATCGAGGTCGACCTGTCCGACCTGGCCGTCGGCGGCGTCGTCCACCTGTCGGGCCTGAAGCTGCCGACCGGCGTGGAAATCCCGGCCCTGGCCCTGGGCCCGGACCACGACGTGGCCGTGGTGGTCGCCAAGCATGCGCAGGGCGAGGCCGACGAGGCCCCGGCTGCCGGCGAGGGCGAGGCCAAGTAA
- a CDS encoding ribose-phosphate diphosphokinase gives MQEDRNLLIFSGNANRPLADSICRQLGVRPGKALVSTFSDGEVQVEIEENVRRQEVFVIQPTCAPAAENLMELLVLIDALKRASAASVTAVVPYFGYSRQDRRLRSSRVPITAKVAAKMFTAVGTDRVLTVDLHADQIQGFFDIPVDNVYASPLLLADIWRAYGTENLIVVSPDVGGVVRARAVAKRLDDADLAIIDKRRPRANVSTVMNIIGDVEGKTCVMVDDIVDTAGTLCAAAAALKARGATKVAAYCTHAVLSGPAVDNLNNSDLDELVVTDTIPLSPAARNCPRIRQVSVAELLAETIRRIAFGESVSSLYVD, from the coding sequence ATGCAAGAAGACCGCAACCTGCTCATCTTCAGCGGCAACGCGAACCGTCCGCTGGCCGACAGCATCTGCCGCCAGCTGGGCGTGCGCCCGGGCAAGGCCCTGGTCTCCACCTTCTCCGACGGCGAGGTCCAGGTCGAGATCGAGGAGAACGTCCGCCGCCAGGAAGTCTTCGTGATCCAGCCGACCTGCGCGCCGGCGGCGGAGAACCTGATGGAGCTGCTGGTGCTGATCGACGCGCTCAAGCGCGCCAGCGCCGCCTCCGTCACCGCGGTGGTGCCGTACTTCGGCTACTCGCGCCAGGACCGCCGCCTGCGTTCCTCGCGCGTGCCGATCACGGCCAAGGTCGCGGCCAAGATGTTCACCGCGGTGGGCACCGACCGGGTGCTGACCGTGGACCTGCACGCCGACCAGATCCAGGGCTTCTTCGACATCCCGGTCGACAACGTCTACGCCTCGCCGCTGCTGCTGGCCGACATCTGGCGCGCCTACGGCACCGAGAACCTGATCGTGGTCTCGCCGGACGTGGGCGGCGTGGTCCGCGCCCGCGCGGTGGCCAAGCGCCTGGACGACGCCGACCTGGCGATCATCGACAAGCGCCGCCCGCGCGCCAACGTGTCGACGGTGATGAACATCATCGGCGACGTCGAGGGCAAGACCTGCGTCATGGTCGACGACATCGTCGACACCGCCGGCACCCTGTGCGCCGCCGCCGCCGCGCTCAAGGCGCGGGGCGCGACCAAGGTCGCCGCCTACTGCACCCACGCCGTGCTCTCGGGCCCGGCGGTGGACAACCTCAACAACTCCGACCTCGACGAGCTGGTGGTGACCGACACCATCCCGCTGTCGCCGGCGGCCCGCAACTGCCCGCGCATCCGCCAGGTCAGCGTGGCCGAGCTGCTGGCGGAGACCATCCGCCGCATCGCCTTCGGCGAGTCGGTCAGTTCGCTTTACGTGGATTAG